The Salvia hispanica cultivar TCC Black 2014 unplaced genomic scaffold, UniMelb_Shisp_WGS_1.0 HiC_scaffold_87, whole genome shotgun sequence genome contains a region encoding:
- the LOC125200258 gene encoding GDSL esterase/lipase At4g10955-like codes for MDLSNIRDQKSVAASFVRGTYVLELDHLNNRQGEAALAHPWSESFGFELSKPLVDDHGDIFGAVYRRKQHRHRHQPSCVVAFRGTNTKDIPGFVTDSILNFRIWSYTLEETGRFQKALEAVLDAVNDLGVDNVWIAGHSQGAATALLVGKSMARMHGRGVGVPYPLKAFLFNPPFIGSTNRVWRLLVAMLAVGMGRDNDQSAFAASSCWHPHLFVHPKDSLCRRYIDYFDQRRMHTAQYTARGVLLRAEPTHLIPSAVLVVNHTPAPRPKWKHAVTYKKEAHGIYQWWSSHIQLKAHQYTFHLNPPFSTQEVAI; via the exons ATGGATCT GTCAAATATCCGTGACCAAAAATCGGTTGCAGCTAGTTTTGTTCGAGGCACTTACGTTTTGGAGCTTGACCACCTCAACAATCGACAAGGGGAAGCAGCCCTCGCGCATCCATGGTCCGAATCTTTCGGTTTCGAGCTATCCAAACCCCTCGTCGACGACCACGGCGACATATTCGGCGCCGTATATCGTCGCAAACaacaccgccaccgccaccagCCTAGTTGCGTGGTGGCCTTCCGCGGCACCAACACCAAAGACATCCCCGGCTTCGTCACGGATAGCATACTCAACTTCCGCATATGGAGTTACACGCTGGAGGAGACGGGCCGCTTCCAGAAGGCTCTAGAAGCCGTGCTTGACGCGGTCAACGACCTCGGCGTCGACAACGTCTGGATCGCAGGGCACTCGCAAGGCGCCGCCACGGCACTCCTCGTCGGGAAGAGCATGGCCAGGATGCACGGCCGCGGCGTCGGCGTTCCATATCCCCTCAAAGCCTTCCTCTTCAACCCGCCCTTCATCGGTTCGACTAATCGCGTCTGGCGCTTATTGGTCGCGATGCTGGCCGTAGGTATGGGTAGAGACAACGACCAATCGGCCTTCGCGGCGAGCTCTTGTTGGCACCCGCATCTGTTTGTGCACCCCAAGGACTCTCTTTGCCGTAGATACATAGACTACTTCGACCAAAGGAGGATGCACACGGCGCAGTACACGGCCCGGGGAGTCCTCCTCAGGGCAGAGCCGACGCATCTCATTCCATCGGCTGTCCTCGTAGTGAACCACACTCCGGCTCCTCGGCCCAAGTGGAAACATGCTGTCACCTACAAGAAAGAAGCTCATGGGATTTATCAGTGGTGGAGTTCTCATATTCAGTTGAAAGCTCATCAATACACTTTTCATCTTAATCCACCATTTTCCACACAAGAGGTGGCGATCTAG